In Streptomyces sp. NBC_00683, the DNA window GGCCCGGTCAGGCCCTGTCTCGGCAGCAGTTGCTGCGCCTGGTGTGGGAGCACGACTACCTCGGTGACTCGCGGCTCGTGGACGCCTGCGTACAGCGGCTGCGCGCGAAGGTGGAGGACGTGCCGTCCTCGCCGACCCTGATCCGGACCGTGCGCGGCGTGGGCTACCGGCTGGACTCGCCTCAGTGAGCGATTCCGCGAAACGCTCCATACTCGCGGGTCTTCGCTGGACCAGCCTGCGGCTGCGGCTCGTTGTCGTGTTCGCGCTGGTGGCACTGACAGCCGCGGTGTCCGCGTCGGGCATCGCGTACTGGCTCAACCGCGAGGCCGTCCTGACGCGTACGCAGGACACGGCGCTCGGCGACTTCCGGCGGCAGATGCAGAACCGGGCGGCCTCGCTGCCGCTGCAGCCGACGGGCAGCGATCTGCGGGACGCCGCCGGGCAGATGGCGAGCAGTGGACCCGGCTACCACGTGCTGCTGGTCGATTCCCACGACGGCAAGCCGATCGTCGGGTCCTCCGACATCGATGCCTTCACCAAGCTCGACGTACCCGCCTCACTGCAGCGGCAGGTGAACAAGAAGCAGCCGCTGACGTCGAGCAACACCCACGAGTACCACCTGTTCTGGCAGCGCACGAGCATCGGCGGCACGCCGTACCTGGTGGCCGGAACGAAGATCATCGGTGGTGGTCCCGCGGGCTACATGCTGAAGTCGCTGGACCAGGAGCGCCAGGACCTCAACTCGCTGGCCTGGTCCCTGGGCATCGCCACCGCGCTGGCCCTCGTCGGCTCGGCGCTCCTCGCGCAGGGTGCGGCAACGACCGTGCTGCGCCCCGTGCAACGGCTCGGGGACGCGGCCCGCAAGCTCGGCGAGGGGAAGCTCGACACCCGTCTCGTGGTCTCCGGCACCGATGAACTGGCCGATCTCTCCCGCACGTTCAACAGGACGGCGAGCTCGCTGGAGAAGAAGGTCGCGGACATGACCGCGCGGGAGGAGTCGAGCCGCCGGTTCGTCGCCGACATGTCGCACGAGCTGCGGACCCCGCTGACCGCGATCACCGCGGTCGCCGAGGTGCTGGAGGACGAGGCCGACAGCCTCGATCCGATGATCGCGCCCGCCGTTCACCTGGTGGTGAGCGAGACCCGGCGGCTGAACGACCTGGTCGAGAACCTCATGGAGGTCACCCGCTTCGACGCGGGTACCGCCCGGCTCGTCCTGGACACGGTCGACGTGGCCGACATGGTCACCGCCTGCATCGACGCACGCGCCTGGCTGGACGCGGTCGACCTGGACGCGGAGCGGGGCATGATGGTGCGGCTCGATCCGCGCCGGCTCGATGTGATCCTGGCGAATCTGATCGGCAACGCGCTCAAGCACGGCGGTTCGCCGGTACGCGTGTCCGTGCGGGCCGACGACGACGAGCTGGTCATCGAGGTACGGGACCACGGTCCGGGTATCCCCGAGGACGTCCTTCCGCACGTGTTCGACCGCTTCTACAAGGCGAGTGCCTCCCGGCCGCGTTCCGAGGGCAGTGGTCTGGGTCTGTCGATCGCGATGGAGAACGCGCACATCCACGGCGGTGACATCACGGCCTCGAACTCGCCGGACGGCGACGGGGCGGTGTTCGTGCTGCGGCTGCCGCGCGACGCGGAGCGGCTGACCGGCGCCCCCGGGGACGACCCGGACCGGAACGAGAAGGGCGGCGCGAAGTGATACGCAGCGACCGCGCGTACGACGCGCCCCGCACGGGATCCTCCCAGAGGGTCCCCGGCCGGGTGGCCGCCGCACTCGCGGCCGTCGTGGCGTGTACGGCGCTGGCCGCCGGGTGCGGCATC includes these proteins:
- a CDS encoding HAMP domain-containing sensor histidine kinase, giving the protein MSDSAKRSILAGLRWTSLRLRLVVVFALVALTAAVSASGIAYWLNREAVLTRTQDTALGDFRRQMQNRAASLPLQPTGSDLRDAAGQMASSGPGYHVLLVDSHDGKPIVGSSDIDAFTKLDVPASLQRQVNKKQPLTSSNTHEYHLFWQRTSIGGTPYLVAGTKIIGGGPAGYMLKSLDQERQDLNSLAWSLGIATALALVGSALLAQGAATTVLRPVQRLGDAARKLGEGKLDTRLVVSGTDELADLSRTFNRTASSLEKKVADMTAREESSRRFVADMSHELRTPLTAITAVAEVLEDEADSLDPMIAPAVHLVVSETRRLNDLVENLMEVTRFDAGTARLVLDTVDVADMVTACIDARAWLDAVDLDAERGMMVRLDPRRLDVILANLIGNALKHGGSPVRVSVRADDDELVIEVRDHGPGIPEDVLPHVFDRFYKASASRPRSEGSGLGLSIAMENAHIHGGDITASNSPDGDGAVFVLRLPRDAERLTGAPGDDPDRNEKGGAK